The DNA region AAGTACCGGGCGCGCCATTTGCCAATTGGCGTTCCCAGCCGTCCAATACTTTTACTTCACGAAAGGATGTTGCCATGCTTGCTGCCGATTCTCACCTTGATCTGGGTTGGAGTTCCCTGCAGTGGAACCGCGACCTCGAACTTTCCGCGTACACGCTGCGCGCCAGCGAATCAGCGATGACCGAGAAGGGGCGCGGGCAGAACACGGTCTGCCTGCCAGAGATGCGGCGCGGCCGCGTCGCGCTCGCGTTCACGACCGTGCTGGCCCGCTCGACCGGCATCAAGAACCCGCACATTGACTACGGTTCGCCGGCGCAGGCGCATGCGATCGGCATGAGCCACATCGCGTACTACCGCGCGCTGGAGCGTCTCGGGCACGTGCGCGTCATCACCGATCTGGCAGCATTGAACAGACATATCAAGGAGTGGGAGTCCTGGGATGCGGCGCACAAGCAGCCGACCGATGCCACGCCGCCGCTGGGTTTCGTGATCAGTATGGAAAGCGCAGACCCGATTCTATCTCCCGGCGAGCTCGGACAGTGGGCCGAGGCGGGCCTGCGCATCATCGGCCCGGCGCACTACGGCCCCGGCCGCTATGCCGGCGGCACCGGCACCGAGCTCGGGCTGTCGAAGATCGGCGTCGAGCTCGTGCGCAAAATGGACCGGCTCGGCCTGATTCTGGACATGACGCACTTCTCCGACCAGGCATTCTGGCAGGCGGCCGATATCTTCAAAGGA from Chloroflexota bacterium includes:
- a CDS encoding membrane dipeptidase, yielding MLAADSHLDLGWSSLQWNRDLELSAYTLRASESAMTEKGRGQNTVCLPEMRRGRVALAFTTVLARSTGIKNPHIDYGSPAQAHAIGMSHIAYYRALERLGHVRVITDLAALNRHIKEWESWDAAHKQPTDATPPLGFVISMESADPILSPGELGQWAEAGLRIIGPAHYGPGRYAGGTGTELGLSKIGVELVRKMDRLGLILDMTHFSDQAFWQAADIFKGPVLASHNNCRALVPHQRQFSDEQLKWIIARGGVIGAAFDIWMLIPEFNRGATTNRQASIATVCDHIDHVCQLAGSARHAAIGSDLDGGFGREQAPHDLDTIADLQKVGEILSGRGYSQSDVAAIMYGNWVRLLREAWGAKAAKAPARKAGAGTRKSR